The genomic interval catctgcatatctcaggttattgatatttctcccagcaatcttgattcaagcttgtgcttcttccagcccagcctttctcatgatgtactctgcatagaagttaaataagcagggtgacaatatacagccttgatgtactccttttcctatttggaaccagtctgttgttccatgtccagttctaactgttgcttcctgatctgcatataggtttctcaagaggcaggtcaggtggtctggtattcccatctctctcagaatttttcagtttatcgTAATCCACCCAGttaaaggatttggcatagtcaataaagcagaaatagaggtttttctggaactctcttgctttttccatgatccagcagatgttggcaatttgatctctggtttctctgccttttctaaaaccaacttgaacatctggaagttcatggttcacatattgctgaagcctggcttggagcattttgagcattacttcactagcatgtgagatgagtgcaattgtgcagtggtttgagcattctttggcattgcctttctttgggattagaatgaaaactgaccttttccagtcctgtggccactgctaagttttccaaatttgctggcatattgagtgtagcactttcacagcatcatcttttagaatctgaaatagctcaactggaattccatcacctccactagctttgttcctagtgatgctttctaaggcccacttgacttcacatttcaggatatctggctctaggtgagtgatcacaccatcatggttatcagtACGTGATAACAATCTTTAAAAgtaactggtggctcagtggtaaaaatccacttgcaatgcaaagACGCTGGAGATAcaagttcaactcctgggtagggaagattccctagagaagaaaatggcaaccaatttcagtactcttgcctagagtacagaggaggagcctggtggacttgcaaaagagttggaaatgacttagcaactcaacaacacaacaacaacaaaagtaactGAAATGGATGCcaggaaaattttcatttattgagggttgttttgggttttttcccctATAAGTTCTAGGAAATCCTGGAAACTGATTTTTTGACCCAGTCTTTAAATATATGCTGTAAATAGGGAACTGGCTGATGCCGGCTGTTATTGACAAAcaactgaaagaataaaaataatgcctTCTTTCTACCTGAAACCTCCCGGTAATAAAAGAGACGACATGTTGTTTGTTTTATCACTGCTAGCTTATTTCCATACATTATTACACGTAACATCAAACTAAACTAAGAGATTTATAATACCATCGTCTCTGGAGTACTGCTTAAGAAACTGAAGCATGGAGAATAGTGCTATTAGGTATTTCTTCCATCTTCATGCAAGCTTAGAACTGAGTAGGGTGCGTCTTCACATTCGAATGTAGCGAGGATTTCGCCTCTCTCCCTTTTCCTGAACTCCTCCGGTCTCTTAAAGCGGAAGCATGTGGCCCCGTGCAGAAAGCACCGCCTCTCCAAGGGAAGGGTTTGATGAAACCCCGCCCCGCAGGCGGGATCGAAGTGGGCGTGGTCTCAGACGGATCCCGGGAAGATCTGTGCGGGACTGCCGCAGAGCCGTAAAGAGCTCCATGAGTCGTGAAAGGGCACGGCGCGGAAGCGTTGCTTTACGACCGTTGGGACAGGCGCGCCGGGTCGGCGTTCACTGCTTGCTGCTTCTCTGTTATGCACGTGGGCACCTCTTCGTGTTTTTGCAGGTAACTCGGCCTTCTTGGCGTGAACCAAACACATTGAAGGACGGAGTGGCAACGGAGGTCAAGGATCTTGAGCTGATGGATTTTGCTGCTGAAAGTGAAGAGATGTCGGGAGGAGGTCTCCAGAGTGAAGCTGAGGGGGCGCGGCTAAGTCTCGAGTCAGATCAAGAGAGAGGAAGGACGGAGGAGTCCGGCGATGGAGGGGCGGGGAATGGTCTGACCGGAATTGAGAAGAcaggggcaggggaagaagaAAGTAGACGAAGAGCAGAGGAGATGCGAATAGACCTAACGGTTGTGAAGCAAGAAGTAATGGACTGGTCAGAAATGGTAGAAGGTACGCTGAATGGCCAGTGGGTAAAGCAGGAGGAGGACGGACatgaggtgaaagaggaaaaaccAGCCACATTGGAGGTGAAGCAGGAGATGGATAGTAGTTTGAtggtaaaagaagaaaaggtggaagaaacagagataaaggaagagaaagtgaaggtgaaggaagAAGTGATGGACTGGCTGGaagtgaaggaagagaagaaagatagCTTGGATATTAAACGTGAGGAAGTGTCTCTTgatcagaatattaaaaaggaggaaataatggATGAAGTGTatgtaaaagaagagaagtatttccccaaagaagaaatgATGGATCATACAAGGGTGAAAGAAGAGCCTCAAATAAATCCCTCAGTGGGCTCCAAGCGGAAACTGGCCATGTCAAGGTAGGGCAGAGCTGTGAAGGTCCTTTGTTATCTAGGTTGAAAGAAACTACACGATCAGTAAGGTGtggaataatgaaaaataagCGCGAGTTTGGGCCGGGAGTCTGAGTGGTGGAGGGAGGGGCGATTAGGAAAGGAGGGTTTTGTCTGATAACAGCAAATTCTGTGGAAATATGTGAGGTTGGTACTAGTATCCACTGGCCAAGTTAGGAAGTGAAAATTCTTGGGACCGGAAAACCCGTGGACCAGAATCTGGCTTGACTTTGTATGCCCTTGGCTCAGTATTCCTTTGAGAGAGGATAGGTGTGAGGAACAGTGTAATAAAACCAACAAGGAAAAGTGGAGTAAGTTAAAATTAGGCAAAATACATTGTGACTCACTCACTTGGCTAGTTTCTCTATGGGTACTGTGAACATTTATTGCTtttgatttaatttctttatagTGTGATCATGTGGCATGAGAGTAGTCAGATTCTTGGgaccatttctgtctccaataCAGTGAATCAACATGTAGTTTGCTTGTCTGTTTGTGGTTTGATTGTCATTGTACACTGTCACTCAAGTGAAAGATCAGTTGGAGACAGATGATGGGTAGTAGTATTTCTAGAGGGTTTTGGTGCCCATTCTCAGTTGGGTGAGGAACTGAGGAAAAAAGATGCAACTGCTGCTCTCTAAATTTGCCTgggtcttctttttctgaatgtgtcTGCCTTTAAGATATATACACAGCTCATGGATTGGACTTCTgagtatgtgcacacacacagttgtTAACAGTGT from Budorcas taxicolor isolate Tak-1 chromosome 3, Takin1.1, whole genome shotgun sequence carries:
- the ZNHIT6 gene encoding box C/D snoRNA protein 1 yields the protein MSRERARRGSVALRPLGQARRVGVHCLLLLCYARGHLFVFLQVTRPSWREPNTLKDGVATEVKDLELMDFAAESEEMSGGGLQSEAEGARLSLESDQERGRTEESGDGGAGNGLTGIEKTGAGEEESRRRAEEMRIDLTVVKQEVMDWSEMVEGTLNGQWVKQEEDGHEVKEEKPATLEVKQEMDSSLMVKEEKVEETEIKEEKVKVKEEVMDWLEVKEEKKDSLDIKREEVSLDQNIKKEEIMDEVYVKEEKYFPKEEMMDHTRVKEEPQINPSVGSKRKLAMSRCETCGTEEAKYRCPRCLRYSCSLPCVKKHKAELTCNGVRDKTAYVSIQQFTEMNLLSDYRFLEDVARTADHISRDAFLKRPISNKHMYFMKNRARKQGINLKLLPNGFTKRKENSTFFDKKKRQFCWHVKLQFPQSQAVYVEKRVPDDKTINEVLRPYIDPEKSDPVIRQRLKAYICSQTGVRILMKVENMQQNLVRYYELDPDKSLLDNLRGKVIIEYPTLHVVLKEYSNDMKVLHQVKSESTKNIGDEN